In the genome of Candidatus Cloacimonadota bacterium, the window AATAATAATTTTCGGCACTGCGCTGACATCATATTTGATCGACTCTGTGGTAAAGGTCTGCGCTTCGACCATATCGGCTGAGATATGATCATTCAGCATTGCGAGATGATGTGCATTCGTAACAGCACCCGGGCAATGCGGACAGCTCAGCGTTATAAAAACCTGTATGCGAACATCTTTTGAGATATTTTTGATACGCTTCATGAGTTCTTCATTGAGCTCATGCTTCTGACCTGACACTTCGAGCATTGCAGCGATAAAAGAATTGATCTCATATCCGCCGGGAAGTCCGAAAAATCGTATGCCATTATCATTGCCATCAGTGGTTAATATGACCATTGCAGGTATTTTATCTACACCGTATTGTTTTGCAATTGCACTGTCTTTCTTAAAATCATATACCTTCAGTTCGAGCTTATCAGAAAGAGATACGAACTCTTCGACAAACTCATGTGTGTCTTTGCAGGTTTCGCACTCAAATTCCTGCGTAAAAAATGCTATCGTTACTTTATTTTGAAGTTTTTCCAAAATATCTTTCAGTTGCTT includes:
- a CDS encoding thioredoxin family protein, whose amino-acid sequence is MDLFTEQIKKQLKDILEKLQNKVTIAFFTQEFECETCKDTHEFVEEFVSLSDKLELKVYDFKKDSAIAKQYGVDKIPAMVILTTDGNDNGIRFFGLPGGYEINSFIAAMLEVSGQKHELNEELMKRIKNISKDVRIQVFITLSCPHCPGAVTNAHHLAMLNDHISADMVEAQTFTTESIKYDVSAVPKIIINEQHELVGNQPIEKYLEIIEKL